A window of Hyperolius riggenbachi isolate aHypRig1 chromosome 1, aHypRig1.pri, whole genome shotgun sequence contains these coding sequences:
- the LOC137515473 gene encoding solute carrier family 46 member 2-like, whose protein sequence is MYGASYLSTMETPRMWIEPVVAVAQIASSFYDTALLMVVRNHYNKTINKQDIPTNSSVDDVLQKAISNFYIFYNVIMGLTPTLSAYILAKIADKTSRKVTLCVPLLGYLLSRMFLLFIIIWEWPIEVMFGSAALNGLTGWFTSYWAGVMAWASLCSSERRRSMRLIIIEMVYGLAGFVGSLLSGHIFVNLNFANQEGTILICCSCGCYAFCFLYSLFVLRTPGEDHCSESRSLLKDTNNTTVQADSRNESTPVSPCRLILITMFTSAVLFNIAFTASDDVINVFVLKAPLSWGPVEVGYGNAAAYMTYLTSFLGVFIFNRCMGDLGLIAIGIVSFSSGLLIMAFVRWTYMYYIARVVMMFSQIATPTIRSVISKQIQGSSYGKVFVVLQLAIEIVAVSSSAGFNKLYQATLDWYSGFCFLVFSSLGFLSIIPIGLAACHKCSSVCQRNTRDTANQSQTAEASSS, encoded by the exons ATGTATGGAGCTAGTTACTTGTCTACAATGGAGACCCCAAGGATGTGGATTGAGCCAGTTGTTGCAGTGGCGCAGATAGCCAGTTCTTTCTATGACACTGCATTGCTTATGGTTGTAAGAAATCACTATAACAAGACAATCAACAAGCAAGACATTCCTACTAACTCTAGTGTTGATGATGTACTGCAGAAGGCCATCTCCAACTTCTACATCTTTTACAATGTCATCATGGGATTAACACCTACTCTGTCTGCTTACATCCTGGCTAAAATTGCAGACAAAACCAGCAGGAAGGTGACTTTATGTGTGCCACTGCTTGGCTACCTTCTATCACGGATGTTTCTACTGTTCATTATTATCTGGGAATGGCCTATAGAGGTCATGTTTGGTTCTGCTGCTTTAAACGGTCTAACCGGCTGGTTCACATCTTACTGGGCTGGGGTTATGGCCTGGGCGTCCCTTTGCTCTTCTGAGAGGAGACGCTCCATGCGACTCATTATAATTGAGATGGTTTATGGATTGGCTGGATTTGTGGGAAGTCTACTTTCTGGACATATATTTGTCAATTTAAATTTTGCTAACCAGGAAGGGACTATCCTAATATGCTGTAGTTGTGGCTGCTATGCATTCTGCTTCCTATACAGCTTGTTTGTTCTTAGGACCCCTGGAGAAGACCACTGTTCTGAGAGCAGATCGTTGCTGAAAGACACTAATAACACTACAGTGCAGGCAGACTCAAGAAATGAATCCACACCTGTGTCTCCATGCAGACTCATCCTTATTACTATGTTCACCAGTGCAGTGCTGTTTAATATTGCTTTCACTGcaagtgatgatgtcatcaatgtGTTTGTACTGAAAGCTCCCTTGAGCTGGGGTCCTGTAGAAGTTGGGTATGGGAATGCTGCCGCTTACATGACCTATCTCACTAGCTTCCTAGGAGTCTTTATTTTTAACAGATGTATGGGAGACCTGGGACTGATTGCCATTGGAATAGTCTCATTCAGCAGTGGACTACTAATAATGGCCTTTGTCCGCTGGACCTATATGTACTATATTG ctcgGGTTGTAATGATGTTTTCACAAATAGCAACACCAACCATCAGATCTGTAATATCTAAGCAAATTCAAGGATCATCATATG GCAAAGTGTTTGTTGTACTTCAGTTGGCAATAGAAATTGTAGCAGTAAGCTCTTCAGCTGGATTCAATAAACTCTACCAAGCCACCCTTGACTGGTACAGTGGATTTTGTTTCCTTGTTTTTAGCAGCCTGGGATTTCTCAGCATTATTCCTATTGG TCTTGCAGCCTGCCACAAGTGTTCAAGTGTGTGCCAAAGAAATACCAGAGACACCGCGAATCAGAGTCAAACAGCTGAAGCCTCATCTTCCTGA